From a region of the Carassius auratus strain Wakin chromosome 31, ASM336829v1, whole genome shotgun sequence genome:
- the LOC113050706 gene encoding zinc finger protein ZXDC: MEIQGLTDTKNTQYQHGVPLYTTFSQQTTASGIHARTRVTENAISGLSGSLGLESDAHNNRARSSPLRAEENGSGCALPLQNIHGKKYDVQSADAELGDVNASKHKVFNELELLPSEFGREDEHDDNVLQMALPLLDAECCEQRHSTERILLSNTSTSSNKSPEELYVVFNIVHKEDDGKERQTSFQHRAEENESSSPKSKTLSSPVDLDENFNRTSKSAHLLNSRSETTDQNVRHEMCLVAENRDPILSDGYAGSSQMPKVSTVEMLSNNLVEHSTEELMQCVTKNNSPAFVPENRVATEMAEMNIMDYANQESSSNADCGPDGTPIPVHETFSGTIMINNQSIIVTIENGILTLATPPEGYAYKEDGMISLKEHLGMKDNEDFVLLNYDGGNKSIGKISNVTSSLQDEPKARFAGSDSQLTLADDCSLSELGVTLDSCSSIKQEEGTVCAVEDDSSICQNSKSKPITCDEQQPINVLTVSGLMKKGSVVKYRCPQPGCSSTFETRQNLKIHLVLHTEDQRPFKCTVEGCDWSFTTSYKLKRHLQSHDKVRPYKCEWENCGRSFTTVYNLKAHVKAHDQENAFICEVCSERFRTATRLTNHQRTHFEPERPHKCEFPGCEKTFITFSALFSHNRTHFREMAQFTCTYPGCDKRYDKACRLKIHLRSHTGERPFVCDSDSCGWTFTSMSKLLRHKRKHDDDRRFACPEEGCGKSFTRAEHLKGHSITHLGTKPFECPVEGCSAKFSARSSLYIHSKKHKQDGVSLRSRCPVAGCTKHFSSRSSLKTHMLKHHNLSPDVLSQLDDTATLTPSSELTSTSQTVSAPSLPPGAELSSLDLSSLFSSIPACPVTTAVSVGSEGSTVAGSFSMDMPLVNTGILTIDPASVGSALNGAKTVDPLILAAGQDMGVHVLDTGLGGGGGGVVLPHATLHLDDVQTGNPEDLGTLTALAIQSTASSELHTLNSCNPLTVESPSTLTPSLSSSLSQSLSSLTAALQPALGSSLVPSLSAPLSSMALAATPVPELLSPQAKPDLPGSETAVGPLLNRVEVMARSDGNKGMCQFVFPSHSGSYSGQKITELPAVTCPTMESSGSARTDYRAIQLAKRRKQKGPGSSTCPSETGQKKTKGSKGTSSAPPTNSGAHFGDGAATGNSELPIRDPVAGAQFVQIQLLQDDPAADGDLAFQLSSQTSCSHSQLTVDLPVNILQEPTVMAEDENGSDNSQFTGSTINLQDLE, from the exons ATGGAAATCCAGGGGCTTACAGACACCAAAAACACCCAGTACCAACATGGCGTCCCGCTCTACACGACATTCTCTCAGCAGACAACAGCTTCTGGGATTCATGCGAGAACACGTGTGACTGAAAATGCGATCTCGGGTCTTTCGGGATCGCTGGGTTTAGAAAGCGACGCCCACAACAACCGGGCCAGGTCCTCACCGCTTCGAGCTGAGGAAAATGGCAGCGGCTGCGCGCTGCCTCTTCAAAACATCCATGGTAAGAAATATGATGTTCAGTCCGCAGATGCAGAACTCGGTGACGTGAATGCGTCCAAACATAAGGTGTTTAATGAATTAGAGTTGCTGCCTTCCGAGTTTGGGAGGGAAGATGAACATGATGACAACGTTCTGCAAATGGCGCTTCCCCTTCTGGACGCCGAGTGCTGTGAACAAAGACACTCGACAGAGAGGATTCTTCTCAGCAACACCTCCACCTCTTCGAACAAGAGCCCAGAGGAACTATACGTGGTTTTTAACATAGTACATAAAGAAGATGACGGTAAGGAGCGACAAACGAGCTTTCAACACAGAGCTGAAGAGAATGAATCGTCATCACCCAAGTCAAAGACTCTCAGTTCCCCAGTAGATTTAGACGAAAACTTCAACAGAACATCCAAATCGGCACATTTGTTAAATTCCAGATCTGAGACAACAGACCAAAATGTCAGACATGAGATGTGTCTTGTGGCAGAGAATAGAGATCCAATATTATCAGACGGCTATGCAGGGAGCAGTCAAATGCCAAAGGTCTCTACAGTAGAAATGCTTAGCAATAATTTAGTTGAACATTCAACAGAGGAATTGATGCAGTGTGTCACAAAAAATAATAGCCCTGCATTTGTTCCAGAGAACAGGGTTGCAACTGAAATGGCTGAAATGAATATCATGGATTATGCAAATCAAGAGTCCAGCAGTAATGCGGACTGTGGTCCTGATGGGACCCCAATACCTGTGCACGAAACGTTCTCTGGGACCATCATGATTAACAATCAGAGTATCATTGTGACTATTGAAAATGGAATATTGACCCTAGCCACCCCACCAGAGGGCTATGCTTACAAGGAGGATGGTATGATAAGCTTGAAAGAACATTTGGGAATGAAAGACAATGAAGATTTTGTACTGCTCAATTATGACGGGGGAAATAAATCCATTGGGAAAATTAGCAATGTTACCTCGAGTCTACAAGATGAGCCAAAAGCCAGATTTGCTGGCAGTGATTCGCAGTTGACTCTAGCTGATGACTGTTCACTGTCAGAATTGGGTGTTACTCTGGATTCTTGCTCATCAATTAAGCAAGAAGAAGGAACCGTTTGTGCTGTAGAAGATGATAGTAGTATTTGCCAAAATTCAAAAAGCAAACCAATTACTTGTGACGAACAACAGCCAATAAACGTATTAACTGTATCGGGTTTGATGAAGAAAGGTTCAGTAGTAAAGTATAGATGTCCCCAACCAGGCTGTTCCAGCACCTTTGAAACCCGACAAAATCTCAAAATCCACTTGGTTCTACACACAGAGGACCAGCGTCCCTTCAAGTGTACGGTGGAGGGCTGTGATTGGTCCTTCACAACGTCATACAAACTGAAACGCCACCTGCAGTCTCATGACAAAGTGCGGCCTTATAAATGTGAGTGGGAAAACTGTGGTCGCAGTTTCACCACAGTCTACAATCTAAAAGCTCATGTTAAAGCACATGACCAGGAAAATGCATTTATCTGTGAAGTATGCAGTGAGAGGTTTCGCACCGCCACGAGACTCACTAATCATCAGAGAACACACTTTGAACCAGAGAGACCACATAAGTGTGAGTTCCCAG GATGTGAGAAGACCTTCATCACTTTCAGCGCCCTGTTCTCCCACAACAGAACCCACTTTAGAGAAATGGCTCAGTTCACCTGCACCTATCCTGGCTGCGACAAGCGATATGACAAGGCCTGTCGGCTCAAAATACACCTGCGTAGTCACACAG GTGAAAGACCGTTTGTTTGTGATTCTGATTCCTGCGGTTGGACCTTCACAAGCATGTCCAAATTACTCCGGCACAAACG AAAGCACGATGATGACAGACGGTTTGCATGTCCAGAAGAAGGTTGCGGGAAATCCTTTACACGGGCTGAGCACCTCAAGGGCCACAGTATCACACATCTGGGTACCAAGCCATTTGAATGCCCTGTAGAAG GTTGCAGTGCAAAGTTTTCAGCTCGGAGTAGTCTCTACATCCATTCTAAGAAGCATAAGCAGGATGGAGTCAGTCTGCGGAGTCGCTGTCCTGTTGCCGGTTGCACCAAACACTTCTCATCACGCAGCAGTCTCAAGACACACATGCTTAAACACCACAACCTCAGcccag ATGTGTTAAGTCAGTTGGACGACACAGCCACTCTCACCCCCAGCAGTGAGCTGACAAGCACTTCACAGACTGTCAGTGCCCCATCCTTACCTCCAGGAGCAGAACTCAGCAGTCTGGACTTGTCTTCTCTGTTCTCCAGCATCCCTGCATGTCCTGTGACCACTGCTGTCTCCGTAGGAAGTGAAGGCAGTACCGTGGCTGGATCCTTCTCCATGGACATGCCTCTGGTTAACACCGGAATCCTCACAATAGATCCAGCTTCAGTTGGCTCAGCCCTTAATGGGGCAAAAACTGTGGATCCTCTCATTTTAGCTGCTGGGCAAGATATGGGCGTACATGTATTAGACACAGGATTGGGCGGTGGAGGAGGTGGAGTGGTTTTGCCCCATGCCACATTGCATTTGGATGATGTGCAAACAGGCAACCCAGAAGATCTGGGAACTCTAACTGCTCTGGCTATTCAAAGTACTGCATCTTCAGAACTCCACACTCTGAACTCCTGCAATCCCTTGACTGTAGAATCACCATCTActctcacaccctctctttcTTCATCGCTCTCTCAGTCTCTTTCCTCACTGACAGCAGCTCTTCAGCCAGCACTCGGTTCCTCTCTTGTTCCTTCTCTCTCCGCCCCGCTCTCCTCCATGGCTCTGGCAGCAACCCCTGTACCGGAATTACTCTCTCCGCAGGCAAAGCCTGACCTGCCAGGCAGCGAGACAGCCGTCGGGCCCTTGTTAAACAGGGTGGAGGTCATGGCTAGGTCAGATGGCAATAAAGGGATGTGTCAGTTTGTGTTCCCCAGTCACAGTGGATCCTACAGTGGACAGAAAATAACAGAGTTGCCCGCGGTCACGTGCCCCACTATG GAGAGCAGTGGATCCGCACGCACAGACTACAGAGCCATTCAGCTCGCCAAGAGAAGAAAACAGAAAGGTCCAGGCTCTTCCACATGTCCTTCAGAGACGGGCCAAAAAAAGACTAAAGGATCAAAGGGCACCAGCTCTGCTCCGCCGACTAATTCAGGTGCTCACTTTGGAGATGGAGCTGCTACAGGAAATAGTGAGCTACCCATTCGGGATCCGGTCGCAGGTGCACAGTTTGTACAGATTCAGCTGCTGCAG GATGACCCTGCTGCTGATGGAGACTTGGCTTTCCAGTTGAGTTCACAGACCTCATGCTCACATTCTCAGCTCACTGTGGATCTGCCCGTCAACATCCTACAG GAACCTACAGTCATGGCTGAAGATGAAAATGGATCTGATAACTCCCAATTCACTGGGAGCACCATCAACTTACAAGACTTGGAGTGA